The genomic window TTTACCAAACCAATTAACGACTTACCCTTGCCGTTATTCCATGTGGGGTCACCAGTTTGCCAGTCGCTTAAATGCGGTTCAAAATCGTGCAATATACCTTTGCAGCTTGAGGCAGAAAAATATTTTGTAGTGTTATCAAAACCGGAATAACCAAAAATATTTTCAGGGCTATCTAAGCCTGCCTGTATAAATACCGTATTATCTTTGCTAAAACGCAAATACCGTTCGCCCTGTTTGTGCTGTAACAAACCCCGCGCGCGCATATCCGGTGCAGTAAAGCTGCCTTCCGTTATTGTAAAAGTCCCTTGCTTACCGTCGAGGCTAGCAACCGGCGTCCCCGCGTTCGCTTCCGCACTTACCGCAATATTATTGCCCGAGCGAAACGAAACGTTGTAGCCCCACTCCCCTGCGGATGGAGGCATAAAGTAGGCGCGCCAAGTATCTCCCTCTTCTGCCCCCGAATCAGCCGCTTGCGCATCTGCCGCGAAGTGACCGGGTACAACAATACTTTCTTCGCCCTTGCTGAACGTAACGTTAAAACGATAATCGGTAAAAGTGGCCGCTTCGCTTTCGGCTGCAGCTAAACCATTACACAATAACTCAACACGGTCATAAGTATGTAGGTCGCCACTTATTTCGCAACTTCCTGTTGCCGGCTCTACCGGCTCCAGAACAACAGGGTCACCATTGGTACACAACTCTAAACTATGCCACCTACCGCGTGATGTGGCAGAGGTTTCACCTTCAACCACTAAGCCATTGGTCGCGTTGGTGAATTCAACTTGTATCTCATCACCGGTATTAATGGCAAAAAACTGATTATTCACAACATGAGTTTGCAAACTGTAATCGGCAATCTCTGTTCCATGAATACGGGTATTTTGTACTTGCCCTACAAGCGTGCCATTTACCTTTACCGAATATGATGACTCGCCATCAGATTCCTGCATGGTATGGAGTTTAAAAATTACACTCGCAGAATCGCCGCCGTAGGTTTGTATTGCTGCAGCCGTTGCTAATCGGTCCGCCACTTGCAATGCACTCAAGCCAAGTTTGGTATCTGTTGTGGCGTTAGCAAAACCATTAATACCGCTAAACTGGTCGAAGTTAACAGCTTCGATTGCTACGCACGCGCTGGCCTCCACAACATCGTCGTTATCCACAGTCTCACCAGCATCTGGGTCTGGGTCTGAGTCTGGGTCTGGGTCTGGGTCTGGGTCTGGGTCTGGGTCTGGGTCTGGGTCTGGGTCTGGGTCTGGGTCTGGGTCTGGGTCTGGGTCTGGGTCTGGCAACGAGTCTGGATTGCTATTATCCCCTTCGCTACCACCATCGATAGCAGGCGAGCCGCCCTCCATACTGCTATCGCTTGCTCCACCGCCACACCCTACAAGGCACAGCAATACCAAGTACATTACCGCTTTAGCACAGATTATTCGCACGCTTACACCCCTATACCGTCATTTTGAAATTACGGGCGAGTATAAAAGGTGGGGCTTTTTTAAAAGGAGGCGTGGTTATCACTTCGGATAACAACCTAGATGGCCTGACCGATAATAGGCGCATTTATGATGCAGTTTGCCTTATTTACGCTAGATCATTGGTGAGACAAACCGCCAACAAAACCTTTAGCCCACTCTTACAGCACGACACTAGGCATACAGAATCGGCTAGCTAGGAACATCACTGACACTCACCTCAGCCTCTGCCGCATTCACAATTTCGCCAGCCCTTTCTTTATCGGCCTGTGTCGAATCGACACCATCTTGATCGGCACCAGCCTTTGGGGAAAAGACTAGCTCGGTATAAAGCGAAAAGTGGTCGGAACCGATAGAAGGCAACCGCTGCATTTTCTTTAACGTAAAGTGCTCGCTGTGAAATAAATGATCCAGCGGCCACCTTAGAAAAAAATAGCCCGCATGAAATGTATTAAACATTCCACGCCCAACACGCGGGTCGAGTAACCCACTAATTTTTCGAAACAGACGCGTAGTTGTAGACCAAGCAACATCGTTTAAATCGCCCGTTACAACAATTGGCCCTTGTGTTTGCGCCACGCGCTTTGCCACAACCAACAACTCAGTATCGCGCTCGGTAGACTCTGCATTTTCTGTGGGGCTGGGTGGCGCAGGGTGCAAACAATGTAGCCTTACCTTGCTGCCGCACTGGAGCGAAACGGTCACATGCACAGATGGAACATCCTCTTCCACCAAAAACGCTAACTCTTGCTTAATAAAAGGTAATTTTGAATAGACGTGCATGCCGTACAGGTTGTCGAGCGGGCACTTTACCGTATGAGGCATAGCAGGCTCCAGCACGCTTAACTGCTCTTCCCACCACGCATCCGTTTCTAAGGTTACGAGAATATCGGGCTTATATTCTTTAACCAACGCAATAAGTGCCGCGCTGTTTCGATTGGTTTTAAGCACATTAGAAGTGATAACACTTAGCGAGCTATTACCGCTTGCTAACGGCGCGATTTTTACTTCCTTGCGCCAAAAAGGTGTGTAAGGCAGCACCCAACACAGCTGGACTACCACACAAATCAGCGTTGCGGCCAACATAACCAATGCAGCAACAGATTCACTGGTAGGAAAAAGGAGGTGAGCGATAGCTAAGGCCGAAGCCAAAAAAAGTATTTGTAACCTAGGAAAATCTAGCCCGCGCACACTCCAATGGGTGATTCTCACTAGCGGCAGCACAGTGGCTAAAACAATAATTAACGTACAAACACTCAGTAGTATCAACATGTAAAGGTCACGAATCATACAATTTGAAGAGCCCTATACTACCACGAGTAAAAAAACATCCTTAAAAAAATACTCTAAACGAGATATACGTTTACTTACATACACCTATCACACACCTATTGCACGTTTTGTTCGCGCATCATAATCAACAGCACTTGTAAAACATGCGCCTAAATAACATGCGCTTAAAGCGATAACCAACAACCTCTAGCCACACCAATAAACAGGCGTGGCTAGAGGTTAGAAAGTTGGCTTATTGATCCTTCAACAATTCGAACACCTGCCCCTCTTGGCTTACAGCCATAATCATTGGCCCTTCAACTTGCTCAATAAAAGTTAAGTTAATATTCGCACCCTCATAATAAAATTCTGTTTCTGAACTTGCGAAAAAACTCAGCGTTGGAGCGCCCACCTGGCTAAGCATTAGCTTTTTGCTTTCGAAAGATATAACAATGGGCGGAATACTTGGATGAATGGTATAGCTGCCAGCGTAATTAGCAACAATCGCATCATCCAATTTTAGGCGCGGGCGTTTAAATACATGCTGTAAGCCGTAGGTAAACCCAGGCGCATTAATTCCACCGTGACCAACGTGGGGAACAACTTTCGTTTTAATACGCAGCCCTTTTAAGTTCGCATCTTTAAGCTGATTGGAGAAGTCCGTGACCAATGGTTTATTAAACTCTAAACCGCCCACACCTAAAAATAGGCGCTTACCTTTTAGCGCTTTACTACCGTTTAGCTCGGCAAGCTTGGCTTGAAAATACGTTTGCTCGGCAATATAAGGGGCAGAGAGCGCGATATAGCCGTCAAACAATTCCGGCTTTTCTAAAAGCGCAATGGTTGCAAATAAACCGCCTAGTGAGCTGCCAATAAGCGTGCGGTGACTATTCGCTCTGTATTTTGTTTCCACAAACGGAATAATTTCAGACTCTAACGCCTCTAAAAATAAGCTCGCGCCACCGCTTAATGGTTGGTTTGGGGCTGGCGTATAGGTGAAATCACGAAACCTTAGCTGCTCTGGCACCGCCCCTTCGCCAGACCAAGTAATGGCAGCAATAATACTGTTAGGCGTTTGCCCATCATATGTGAGGTTACCCAATACATCTGCACTCGACGTAAAGTGCCACTGACCATCTAGCACATAAATAACAGGGTATTGCGCCTCGCTATTTTGCTCATAGCCGCCGGGCAACCGAATACGCACTTCGTACTGCTGATCAACAATTTGCGAATAATATTGGTGAACTTTGGCGCCGGGGTAAATAAAGTCTGCCGTTTCTTCAAATGCCGGTACGGCTGTGTCCGCAGTTGCATGCATACCCAGCCCGCATAATGCAAAGCAGAACGGGGTGAAATATTTCATCATTTTTTTCATGTGCTAGTCCTTTATCAGTCCATTATTTAACTTTCATTTCAAATACAACGCCCTACAGCACAACATGGTCGTCGCGCCACTACTTGTAAGCGTTAAGAGGGAAAATTACAGATAAAAATGTGAGCTGAGCGAATAAAGTGCCTAACGGATGCTGTAAATGTTGAAAGGTAAAATCAGATTAGGAGTGGAACGCCACACAACTCTCCTGCTCTACAACAGAACGTTAAAGCGATACAAAATGCAAATACACCAAAATGTACAAATAAGACTCGAGCACTAGAGAATGATAGTGCCGTTTTCATTTACCAACGGTTGGCACAATTCTGGCTTGCACGTACATACACAATAGCGCTTAATTAAAAATACCGCGCTAAATATGCTAACCGCGACATCAATTCCACCAAGCCTGCGCCAATTCGCAACTTTTGCCACCAAAACAATGACTAGCGCGTCAAGCGCGCCCAAGGAAAGCGTCATGAAACTTACACACATCCTTGTCATTCTTACAATTTGCATACCCTTTTCAAGCACCCTTGCGCAAAATGACTCCCCCAAAGAGCATAAGCCTCCTGCGCATACAGAAAAAAGCATTCACGAAGCAAGTATAGAAAATGTCTCTCGCATCATTGAGGTGGAAGACGGACCTAGTGACGAAAAACTCAAAAAACGATTGCAATCAATTCTTCAAAGCTCAGAAAAATACCAAAATTTAGAGGTTAGGGTCGCCAATGGCTTGGTTACTATTTACGCGATAGCAGATAACGAAAAAGACGTAGATTGGGCTGGTGACATAGCGAAGAATATTGAAGGCGTAGTAGCGGTTATTAATAACATTTCAACCCCTAAACAAGATTATTTCACGTTAGCCCCTGTGCGAGCTGAGCTACTAGCAGTTTGGATAAAATGCCTAGAAGCAGTGCCTCTTGTGATAATTGGCGCCCTCATACTTTCTACATTTATTTTTATTTCACGCTATAGCTCTTATATCTTAGACAAGCCCATCAACTACTTATCTCAAAGCGAGTTAATTCGTATTGTTTTAAAACGTGTCATCTCCACGCTTATTATCATAGTCGGGTTTTACTTTTTTCTTAAAACGGCCGGCCTTACCCAATTTGCACTAGCTATAATTAGCGGCACGGGTGTAATTGGTTTGGTGCTAGGTTTTGCTTTTCGCGACATAGCCGAAAACTTTATATCAAGCTTGCTGCTTAGCGTGCAGCGTCCATTTAGGCTTGGCGATGTGGTAGAGGTAAGTGGCCACAAAGGTATTGTAAGAAAAGTAACCGCCAGAGGAACAACATTAGTAGATTTTGATGGCAACCACATACAAATACCTAATGCAATTGTATATAAAAATATTATTCAGAACTTCACTGCCAACCCTAATCAGCGCGGCAAATTTATTATTGGCATTGGCTACGACGCGAGCGTACAAGGCGCGCAAACAATCGCTGTGGGGGTAGTGCAAAATCATTTCGCCGTTTTGCAGGACCCAGAACCTCAAGTACTTATAGATCAACTAGGCTCGTCAACTATTAACCTACAAATTTTCTTTTGGGTAAACGGCCATGAATATAGTCTACCCAAGGTTTCATCCATGCTCATGCGCCAAGTTATGCGAGAATTCGAACGCAACGGAATATCAATGCCCGACGACGCACGAGAAATAATATTCCCTGAAGGTGTGCCTGTTTTTATGCAAGGTGAAAAAACGTCCCTCACAAATCAAGCCTCGCCCCCTCTGTCATCCTCCCATCAGATACCACGTAACGCGCCCATAGAAAAAGACATATCACCCAATAACGAACAAGAAGACCTTAGTAGCGACAACCTAGATATTCAACGCCAAGCAGATATGGCAAGAGACCCAGAAGAAGGGGCGAGTATAATCAAATGAAAGCACACATGAGTATTGAAGCGATTTTATTTCACACAAAAAAAGTCACTAAAAACTTATCGTTCCGCTGTCTGCTATATTGTGTATTCGCCCTAACCGCGTTCTTCACGGGTTCGCTACTAGAACCTTTTGTGCCTAACGAAATAAAAGACCTTGTTACACCACAGGGCTTAAAAGGGCTTTTAACCATACTTGCATCCAGCATGCTTGCTGTAACCACCTTTTCACTTTCTATTCTAGTCCAAGCCTATGCCACAGTGGCTACAACTGCTACACCGCGTGCAAGCAAACTCATTATGGAGAATGACACAGCGCAAAACGCTCTGGGGACATTTATCGGGGCCTTTTTATTCAGTGTGATTGGCTTAATAGGGATAAGCTCAAACTATTACCAAGAGAATATGGTGGTTGTACTATTTCTATTTACCGTAGTAATGATTTTTTTAATAATAATTATGCTGTTGCGATGGATCGACCAACTCTCCAAGCTAGGCCGCATAGACGAAACTATTGACGTACTTGAGCAAGCGCTCGCGGAAGCAATAGACACACGCAGCAATTTCCCCGCGCTGAACGCCAATATACTAACTCTACCCCAAGAAGATCTAGGCAAAGATAAATGCAGAATCTATTCCGCTAAAGTGGGTCACGTACAGCACATCGACCTACCAAAATTAAACGCACTTGCAGCCAAACTTAATTTAAAAATTTACATTACTGTAGGGCCCGGAGACTTCGTAGACAGTATTACCCCAATGGCGTATATAGATGGTGACTGCAGCGAGGAAACCCAGCAATGTGTAGTAGACGCTCTAAGCATAGGTAACACGCGAACCTTTTCACAAGACCCTCGCTACGGGCTAATCGTACTTTCTGAAATTGCCCTTCGTGCATTATCGCCCTCGACGAATGATCCTGGTACTGCAATTCAAATACTTAGCAGCTACGTTAAAGCTATTAAACTTTGGGATACAAATACCAGTAAAAACCACAGGTCGCTTAAAAATGATCGTGCAAGCATTAAATTTGAACACGTATATATGTACCCAATACAGGAGTCAGACCTGTTTGAAGATATGTTTGCAGCTTTATTACCCGCAGCGATGCCCCACAAGATTGTGACTGATAAAATCAGAAAGTCATTACTAAGCTTTCAGCAGCTAAACAATAAAAAAATTACCGACTGCGCAAACGATTGGCTTAATAAACTAAACGCGCACAGCAACAGCCTACGGCACTAATCCACAATATTAACCAACCGCCAAAAAGTCGTTCCAGCCCGAATTATTATTAGCACAAAACACATTCGCTAAACCTTATACGCACAAAAAAGCCCGCGGTAGCGGGCTTTGAGTGTCTCGGCATGAGGATCACCCACGCCGAGAAAGAGCTTTAAACTTAGTAACGATTAAAACTTAGCTTTAACACCTACGAATATACGTGGGCCGTAGCTGTTTAGCTCGCCTAAGTTGTCGCGGCTGTAGAAGTATTGCTTTTTAGGCTCATCAAACAAGTTGATAGCTTCTAAGCTTAACTTCACGTTTTTGGTTAGCTTGTAAGAAACACGCGCTTCCCACACACCCACATCGCTAACATAACGCAAACGCGTACCATTGCTTGTGTATGGCTGGAAGTACTCGCTGCGGTACTTATAGATTAAGCTCGTGTCTAACTCACCAATTTGGTAGTAGATCTGACCAGAGAATACATTCTCAGAGAAGCCTGGTACGTTACCAGGCTCCACTATACCAATGTATTCCTCAACGATATTGCCATCCTCATCCGTCTTAGTGATATCACCGTAGTTGCTATCTTCGAACTCGAAATCTGAGATCGCGTGGTTGAAGCTACCCTTCACACCCAAGCCACTCCAGTAGCCAGGCAAGTAAGAGAAGTTGTGTGAAGCGTTAAGCTCAAAACCAGTTAAGTTACTCGTTTCTTCGTTCGTGCTAACAAGATCAAATTCTGCTTGAGTGCTAACACCGTCTATTAAGAAACTCTCAGTAGTGCGAATGGTTTCGAAACCACCCTGGAATTTCTTATGGTAAACACCGAAACCTAACATAGTATCGTCGTTCGCATACCACTCGATAGCGGCGTCAAAGTTCCACGAAGTAAGCGGCTGCATATTGGGATTGCCGTCGCCATCAACACTATCGATTAACTGATTTACGTCGGTAATATCGTCTTCGGTGTTCTCATCGAAATCACGCTTGTAACCAAGATCAGCAGGATCTGGGCGTGATAGACCACGATAGACAGCACCACGTAACATCAAGTTATCAGTAAGGTCTGCAATCACGTTTACGCTAGGCAACAACTCAGTGTAATCGCCACCTGCAGTTACTTGCTCTGTATCTCCGGTACGCTCTAACTTCAAAGTGCCAGAATCGTTTGTTACAACGTTAAATGCTGTACGGTAACCCACAGATTCAACTTCTGTTTGCACTACACGTACACCAAAGTTACCGCGAACAGGAGTGTTAGCAAGTGAAGTTTCAAAGTCCGCCATTACGTACGCAGCAGTAGTCATTTCGGTAACGTCTGTAACTTGAGAGGTACCATCTTCTAGCTCAGGGTACTCCAAACTTTCACCGCGATAATTTGCAATCATTTGAGCGGCACATACAGTGTCAAACGTCGCCCAACTATTCGAACTACCAACCACGCTGCCGTCACTAGCAAGTTGAGTAACTAAATCGCCGCTTCGCTCGCTACTTAGGAAGTTACTTTCTGGGAAATCGATAGCACATGCTGTATTCACCGCAGATATCGCTGCAACATCTAACGCTTTCGTCTCCGGGTTAACGTTATTGCGATCAACTTCGAATTCATTACGCGCGCTACCCAAGTCTAGGTATTCTAGCTCTGAGTATCGTATACCACCCTTAACAGATGTAATAAAATCTGTGCTCACACGCCAATCAATATCCGCTCGGAATGCGGTAGCAGTGTTAGTTCGGTCAACATCATTATCTATTCGTACACGATATTCATCTGAGAATACGGCATGATCGGTAACGTCAAAATCTAACACAGCATATTGGAGAATACCTGAATCCATATCCCAAGCAACCAAAGGACGGTAAGAAGATGAGTCACCATTCACATCACCGTTGTTCGATTGAGTACGCAATAAATACTGCACTTCTTCACGAGTCGTTTCAGAGAAAGAGTAATCACCAGAAATAGTAATGTCGTCGGTTAGCTCGTAAGCAACATTCAAACCATAACCCAAATACTCTTCAGTACGAGAGTATGTCTCGCTGTTAGATTCGATAGCAGTTTCGCCAGCCCAACTAGTAACGGCACCAGTACTGCTAATTACAACAGCCTGATCAGTGATGCCTGGCGTAACACGCCTCATGTTAGCGAAGTTTAAGTCGTGACGCTGCTCAGCTTGAACACGCTTCGACTGCTGCACATCTAAATTAATATCTAGCTTATCTGTAGGCTGGAACTGAATCGCAGCAAAAACCGCATCACGCTCATCAGCCGTATCATTTTGACGGTAGCCATTAGAGCTAGGGGCAAAGCCGTAAGGGCTGCCATCATTTACAGCCTTACCCGTTTCAGGATCTTTCGTAGTGTTATAGGTGCCACCAGAATTGCAATCGCCGCTGCTCGTGCGATAAAAACCAGCACTAATATCTGGATCATACAAACAAGCATACAAAGATGAACCACTCGGGCTAGAAGAACGCATCTCAGATTCTGGCTGAGAAATATCACTCTTCTGGTAACCCAAAGACACACCCAAAGCGGCATCACCAATTTCGAACTGATCAATATAGCTTACCGTGCCACGGAAGCCCAAGTTACCGTTCATTGGGTCGTCAATATTTGCTTGATTAGGGTTGAAGTTTAATTTGGCATCAACCTGGATACGTTGCTTACCGTATTCCAAAGGCTTAACAGTTTCTAATGCAATCAAACCAGCAACACCACCTTCAATTAGGCTGGCGTCTTGGGTTTTGTAAATTGCAATTTTGTTTACTAATTCAGATGGGAACTGAGAGAAGTTAACAGAACGGTCACCACTACCATTGGTAGCACCGCGGCCGTTAAAGGTAGTGGCGCTCAAGTATGGGCCAAGACCACGAATAGAAATTTCGGTTGCGCCGCCGTTCTCACGGTGAGAAGCAGCACCTGTAATATTCTCTAACGCCTCACCAATAGAAAGCGCTGGCATATCACCAATATCGGTAGCAGATAAACCATCAACAATAGTGGTGGAATTGCGTTTAATATCGATCGTAGATTGGATTGTTGCGCGCGTGCCGGTAACAACAACTTCTTCAAGCTGACCTTCCGACTCCTGTGCATGCGCAACGTTAATACAGGACACAGCAGCGATAGCACTTACTAGAAGCGACTTTCTAAAGCGTCCGTTACTAGGGGTTCTCTCGGTTGTATTCACTTGTCTAGCCTCTTTATTGTTATTGCGCATTATTACCTCCAGGGTAGTTTTAGTTTTAATGCTCTTAAAATCAGCGCTCTTCGGCACTGTATTACTCATTCAGTTGCGGAAACTTATAACCATATTGCAAACCAGAAGCTTGCTGAATCTATAACTTTAGCTATATCCCCGCCCCAAGCAGAGCACAAGTTCTCATCCGGTCTACATTTTGTCAACCAATTTTTCATATTTTATTCTTACCGAAACGCCAAACCCTATATTTATCAGCCATATAACAAGCTTTCAGCGACTAAATACATCCACCAACGGCGTAACAGGAACACGACACATGAATAACCAGACGACTTTGGTTTACCAATTACTATAACCAATCAGAATAACTCATGACCAATTTAACGTTGCTCTTACCAATTAAATGTGTTGTGCTAAAAGCCTAGTAGGCAATCTTATTACTCGCCACTCGGGGAGCCATATTTTGGCGCATAACTATCCATAGTCCCTATCAACACTGCACCACACTGTAGGTTAGCACTTACACACAAACAAACCCTTTAAGAAGGCGCATCAACCAAAACTAGCGATTCGCAATAGCAATGAACCAAAGAGGCAACTCACAACTCAAAAAAACAGAAGCGGGCTCTATCAAAAATGGAAGACACCTGCTCGGCAGGAAAAAGACAAAAGGAAAGAGAAAGGGAAAGCAGTACTAGTAAACGAGAGTAATAAGCATTAGGAGGATAACCACGCTATCGACTAACACAGTTCTAGCATAGGTAATATTTTACTGCGTAATCTTCAACCCAATGTAGGCCTAGCGGTTTTTAAACGCGAATATCGTGTAGCGGTTACTATTAGCGGTAGATTACCGGTACTATCTGCATCAAAAAAAGCCCCTCACGCAGAAGGGGCTTATAAAACATAACTTACTGTATTGTATTAATTAACAATTACTTCTCTACTCAACATCATTAAACCGCCACTTCTGACGATTATTATTTACTGAGCTGGCAGTACGCACATTTGCACCGTTGTTAGCGCTGCCACCTTGCACCTCCAATACTTCGTTACCGGCTTTGGTACGAATTAAATAAGTGCCGTCCGATTGCCCTTCAATAACCCACTGCTGGTTGGTGTTGCCTTCGCAAGCCCACTGGTGTGCATTATCACTTCCATTATCTGCATCTAAACAAGAGCCACTGTTTAAACTAACCAGCTCAAATGTATTACCACTTACGTGCTGGGCAATCCACTGCTGATTCAAACCGCCGCTGTATGACCACTGCTGAACATTGGTACCGTTACTGGTAGATACACCAGATACATCTAGCGCCTTGCCAGAAGCCTCATTAATTATGTAGTAGGCACCCTCTTCTAGCTCTGCTGCGGGATCTGTTGGATCTGTTGGATCTGTTGGATTATCAGTTTCTACAAATTCAAACCAATTAATATTTAAGCCACCATTAATAAAAACAAAATGTAGCTGTTGATACCCAGCAGAGAGCTGTACAGGCACGCTAATAGTTTGCCAATTCTGCCAACCGCCTGTGCCTGGTATTTGCACATTTGCCAAAACAGTATCACCAACACTTAGCGCAATTTCTCCACCTCCATTTTGACTTGCTACGCGTAAATTAAGAGTGTAACTACCCGCATTCGCCACGCTCACGCCGTAGTCCACCGAATCACCAGCGTCTATCCAACCAATATTTTCGCCACCGCCTTGGTCGCTAGTATTTTCTGTTTGAATACCGCTTGCTAGACAATAACTTTCCGCTTGGATTTTTCCTGCTAGGATACTTACCGTCGCCTCTTCGCAAATATCCTCTTGCACAGGTGGCTCCATGCTCCCTGCTGGCACAATGTGAAATGAATCAATATTAAATTCGCCACCATCTATTACCAAGCGCAACACTTGCTCACCTGCATTCAGCTGTAGCCCACGGTGAAGCGTGCTTACAAACGTTTTCCAACCACCAGTTGCAGGTGTTACTAATATTGGAGAAACCGACTCGCCGTTTACTTCAAAATGAAACTGCCCGCCGCTACTTGCAGACGCACTAGCAATTAACACATCAAAGCTTTGCCCTTGGTTTACATTAACGGAATACTCAAGCCACTCGCCGGCATCTAACCAACCAATGTGATATCCGTTTGCGTTTGCCTCTATATCCACATCATCTGCGCGCAATACGCCGCCGTTGTTACCAGTGCTTACATCTGCGTACGCTGCACCCGCGCCACCAAGGTCGTAATGCTCAGCCTCTACCAACCCAGGAATTTCAATCGAGTTTTCTGCGTATGGGAACTGAGGCAATTCGGGCGGTGCTTGCCACGAGTGCGGGCTTTGCCCCAACCCCGCTTTCCAGCGATAGGTTGCAATCGAACGCGCAGGTACCGATGCATTAAATTGATTCCCCTCACTAATCACATCAAATTGCTGCACGCCGTTGGTGGAATTAGCCACAATTAAAACGACATAGCCATCAGGGTTCAAAAACGCAACATTGGTAACGGTTTGCAACGAACCGTAATTACTTTCTATACGCAGGGCGCCGGGCTTTAGGTATTTACTGAATTGACTCATCAACCAATATTCTGGCGTTTTATACCAATTGGCGTTGTCGCCATCATATTTAACCAATAGCGTGGGATCGAATGCACCTAAGCCGTTATATGGCCCTTGGTTTGCTTCGTTTAGAGTTTGGGTTGTCATTGTTACCCACGAAAGATAGCCAGTAGCCCAATTGCGAAAATGACGTATAAGTGCTTCGTAGCTGCGCTTATTACCATCTGAACTTAACCCCCAAATAGTACCTTCGGTAAACACCACGTCTTTATCTGGGTGAGCATCGTGCAGCTGCCCCATATTTTCAGACACACCACCGTAGTGATGGAATGCAGTGGCATCTACGTAATGGTCTTTGCCCATTGCTTTGAACGAATCCAACTGCAATTTCGCTTGCTGCCAATAATCAAAATTATGGTCTAGTGTCCACAGTTTTACATCAAGCTCTGGGCCATAGTTGCCATCAATATTGTGAAAGTTTTCGTATACCTCTATAAGTAGGTCGCGCTCCATTTGCCATGTTATAACCATGCCGGGGTAAGCCCCTGGTTCGAACTGACGTTCGTTTTGCATGCTTAAGGCATAAATGGGAATACCCTCTGCTTGATAAGCTTCT from Saccharophagus degradans 2-40 includes these protein-coding regions:
- a CDS encoding DUF2254 domain-containing protein, translating into MSIEAILFHTKKVTKNLSFRCLLYCVFALTAFFTGSLLEPFVPNEIKDLVTPQGLKGLLTILASSMLAVTTFSLSILVQAYATVATTATPRASKLIMENDTAQNALGTFIGAFLFSVIGLIGISSNYYQENMVVVLFLFTVVMIFLIIIMLLRWIDQLSKLGRIDETIDVLEQALAEAIDTRSNFPALNANILTLPQEDLGKDKCRIYSAKVGHVQHIDLPKLNALAAKLNLKIYITVGPGDFVDSITPMAYIDGDCSEETQQCVVDALSIGNTRTFSQDPRYGLIVLSEIALRALSPSTNDPGTAIQILSSYVKAIKLWDTNTSKNHRSLKNDRASIKFEHVYMYPIQESDLFEDMFAALLPAAMPHKIVTDKIRKSLLSFQQLNNKKITDCANDWLNKLNAHSNSLRH
- a CDS encoding endonuclease/exonuclease/phosphatase family protein gives rise to the protein MLILLSVCTLIIVLATVLPLVRITHWSVRGLDFPRLQILFLASALAIAHLLFPTSESVAALVMLAATLICVVVQLCWVLPYTPFWRKEVKIAPLASGNSSLSVITSNVLKTNRNSAALIALVKEYKPDILVTLETDAWWEEQLSVLEPAMPHTVKCPLDNLYGMHVYSKLPFIKQELAFLVEEDVPSVHVTVSLQCGSKVRLHCLHPAPPSPTENAESTERDTELLVVAKRVAQTQGPIVVTGDLNDVAWSTTTRLFRKISGLLDPRVGRGMFNTFHAGYFFLRWPLDHLFHSEHFTLKKMQRLPSIGSDHFSLYTELVFSPKAGADQDGVDSTQADKERAGEIVNAAEAEVSVSDVPS
- a CDS encoding alpha/beta hydrolase — its product is MKKMMKYFTPFCFALCGLGMHATADTAVPAFEETADFIYPGAKVHQYYSQIVDQQYEVRIRLPGGYEQNSEAQYPVIYVLDGQWHFTSSADVLGNLTYDGQTPNSIIAAITWSGEGAVPEQLRFRDFTYTPAPNQPLSGGASLFLEALESEIIPFVETKYRANSHRTLIGSSLGGLFATIALLEKPELFDGYIALSAPYIAEQTYFQAKLAELNGSKALKGKRLFLGVGGLEFNKPLVTDFSNQLKDANLKGLRIKTKVVPHVGHGGINAPGFTYGLQHVFKRPRLKLDDAIVANYAGSYTIHPSIPPIVISFESKKLMLSQVGAPTLSFFASSETEFYYEGANINLTFIEQVEGPMIMAVSQEGQVFELLKDQ
- a CDS encoding mechanosensitive ion channel family protein, whose amino-acid sequence is MKLTHILVILTICIPFSSTLAQNDSPKEHKPPAHTEKSIHEASIENVSRIIEVEDGPSDEKLKKRLQSILQSSEKYQNLEVRVANGLVTIYAIADNEKDVDWAGDIAKNIEGVVAVINNISTPKQDYFTLAPVRAELLAVWIKCLEAVPLVIIGALILSTFIFISRYSSYILDKPINYLSQSELIRIVLKRVISTLIIIVGFYFFLKTAGLTQFALAIISGTGVIGLVLGFAFRDIAENFISSLLLSVQRPFRLGDVVEVSGHKGIVRKVTARGTTLVDFDGNHIQIPNAIVYKNIIQNFTANPNQRGKFIIGIGYDASVQGAQTIAVGVVQNHFAVLQDPEPQVLIDQLGSSTINLQIFFWVNGHEYSLPKVSSMLMRQVMREFERNGISMPDDAREIIFPEGVPVFMQGEKTSLTNQASPPLSSSHQIPRNAPIEKDISPNNEQEDLSSDNLDIQRQADMARDPEEGASIIK